The Mesorhizobium sp. B1-1-8 genome contains a region encoding:
- a CDS encoding ArsR/SmtB family transcription factor, whose translation MISSKLIANAESAAAFLTLMGNEKRLLIMSHLIDGEMSVGAIAEKVRLSQSALSQHLAKLRALDLVETRRDRQMIYYSCKSEAVRELLRMLEGIFGDGDLSQMAYRLRRAGT comes from the coding sequence ATGATCTCGAGCAAACTAATCGCCAATGCTGAGTCGGCGGCCGCATTTCTGACGCTCATGGGCAATGAGAAGCGGCTGCTGATCATGAGCCATCTGATCGACGGCGAAATGTCGGTCGGCGCCATCGCCGAGAAAGTCCGGTTGAGCCAGTCCGCGCTGTCGCAGCACCTGGCCAAGCTGAGAGCTCTCGATCTCGTCGAAACCCGCCGCGACCGGCAGATGATCTATTATTCCTGCAAGTCCGAGGCGGTACGCGAGCTGCTTCGCATGCTGGAAGGCATTTTCGGCGACGGCGACCTGTCCCAGATGGCCTATCGGCTACGCCGCGCCGGGACTTGA
- a CDS encoding HugZ family protein produces the protein MAETKKDVIRKTDADAIRLAKTLIRSARFGALAVIEPGTGAPLASRVGVATDIDGAPLILVSMLSAHTGALLADPRCSLLVGEPGKGDPLAHPRITLACRALRLERGSADHARAERRYLNRNPKARLYAGLGDFSILRLEPERASLNGGFGKAYLLRRADFITDGPVVEELAASEQSTLDHMNADHRDAICVYARHFARVEGDGWIATGFDADGMDLAAADAVCRVFFPQPLGAASELRTVLVEMARAARAAG, from the coding sequence TTGGCCGAAACGAAGAAGGATGTCATCCGCAAGACCGATGCCGACGCGATCAGGCTGGCAAAGACTTTGATCCGCTCTGCTCGCTTCGGCGCGCTTGCGGTGATCGAGCCCGGCACCGGCGCACCGCTGGCCAGCAGGGTCGGGGTGGCCACCGATATCGATGGCGCGCCGCTGATCCTGGTGTCGATGCTGTCGGCCCATACCGGCGCGCTTCTCGCCGACCCGCGCTGCTCGCTTCTGGTTGGCGAGCCCGGCAAGGGCGATCCGCTCGCGCATCCGCGCATTACCCTGGCATGCCGGGCGCTGCGGCTGGAGCGTGGATCGGCCGATCATGCCCGTGCCGAGCGGCGCTACCTCAACCGCAATCCGAAGGCAAGGCTCTATGCCGGGCTTGGCGACTTCTCGATTCTCCGCCTTGAGCCCGAACGCGCCAGCCTGAACGGCGGCTTCGGCAAAGCCTATCTTCTGCGTCGCGCCGACTTCATTACCGACGGTCCTGTCGTCGAGGAACTGGCGGCAAGCGAGCAGTCGACGCTCGACCACATGAATGCCGACCATCGTGACGCGATTTGCGTCTATGCGCGCCATTTCGCCCGGGTCGAAGGCGACGGCTGGATCGCCACCGGTTTCGATGCCGACGGCATGGATCTGGCCGCCGCGGACGCCGTCTGCCGGGTCTTTTTCCCTCAACCTCTCGGCGCGGCCAGCGAGTTGCGGACCGTGCTGGTCGAGATGGCCAGGGCCGCACGTGCAGCCGGCTAG